In one window of Aphidius gifuensis isolate YNYX2018 linkage group LG4, ASM1490517v1, whole genome shotgun sequence DNA:
- the LOC122854186 gene encoding translation initiation factor eIF-2B subunit delta has product MDLKLEEDSNTKQKISKSRARHLRRKRLTIARRTIETDSSSDTAIRKELKVKTTTDDNIVIDSNSTSKDSRTESENNHQLVIKSVKNQRNQSELIKSNISLYKNDFIADCSHNNILINCIDKVKMNNTDEKSRELVKAEREAKKAAKAAAKNKGKNIKQNDESIKTCTSVEKKIEAQVSKDNNVSALVDNLSKVKIENSEVKKEQSDKNDGKSKAELKAERRAKQEAQRALKAEQEKQKLAQKLEASAGGDVVAVSKKSDDLKSKTADSKDIKKISQKLIANKSNEHEISLFKHLYQEREQAYHGKPSVNSNIHPAIIRLGVQYEKKIIVGSNARCIAFLAAIKELIKDFERPSQADFTRGLETSFQESLSYLHNCRPLAVSMQNALKHLKWKMAQFPSTISDNDAKINLITTIDTYIQEQIFLADQAISNRIQTKITNDDVILTYGYSSLIQKILTDAHKEKIKFRVVVVDGRPWLEGKELIRRLSKIGIECSYVLINALSFIMPEVNKVFLGAHAILANGAVMSRAGTAQVALMAKAFNVPVLVACGTHKSCERVQTDSIVYNEIGDADELTKTMNHSKKSILNNWRAKKYLNLLNITYDVTPADLVTAVVTELAILPCTSVPVILRIKPSEI; this is encoded by the exons ATGGATTTGAAG ttggaAGAAGATAGcaatacaaaacaaaaaataagtaaatctCGTGCTCGTCATCTTCGTCGTAAACGTTTAACAATTGCACGTAGAACAATTGAAACAGATTCAAGTTCTGATACAGCAATAAGGAAagaattaaaagttaaaacaaCAACAGATGATAATATTGTAATAGATTCTAATTCAACAAGTAAAGATTCACGTACTGAGAgtgaaaataatcatcaattggtAATTAAAAGTGTTAAAAATCAACGTAATCAATCAGAGTTAATTAAAAGCAATATATCATTGTATAAAAATGACTTTATAGCTGATTGttcacataataatatattgataaattgtattgataaagtaaaaatgaataatacagATGAAAAATCTCGTGAGCTTGTTAAAGCTGAACGTGAAGCTAAAAAAGCAGCAAAAGCAGCAGCTAAAAATaagggaaaaaatataaaacaaaatgatgaatCAATAAAGACTTGTActagtgttgaaaaaaaaattgaagctcAAGTATCAAAAGATAACAATGTATCAGcacttgttgataatttatctaaagtaaaaattgaaaattcagaagtaaaaaaagaacaaagtGACAAAAATGATGGTAAAAGTAAAGCTGAATTAAAAGCTGAAAGACGAGCTAAACAAGAAGCTCAAAGAGCATTAAAAGCAGaacaagaaaaacaaaaattagcaCAAAAATTAGAAGCATCAGCTGGTGGTGATGTTGTTgctgtatcaaaaaaatcagatgatttaaaaagtaaaacagCTGATAGCAAAGACATTAAAAAGatatcacaaaaattaatagcCAATAAAAGTAATGAACATGAAATAAGTTTATTCAAACATTTATATCAAGAACGTGAACAAGCATATCATGGTAAACCATcagtaaattcaaatattcatCCAGCAATTATTCGTCTAGGTGTacagtatgaaaaaaaaattattgttggtaGTAATGCAAGATGTATTGCATTTTTAGCTGCAATTAAAGAACTCATTAAAGATTTTGAACGACCAAGTCAAGCTGATTTTACACGAGGATTAGAAACAAGTTTTCAAGAATCATTatcatatttacataattGTCGTCCACTTGCTGTGTCAATGCAAAATGCattgaaacatttaaaatggaaaatggCACAATTTCCATCAACAATATCAGACAATGatgctaaaattaatttaataacaacaattgataCGTATATTCAAgaacaaatatttttggctGATCAAGCAATATCAAATagaatacaaacaaaaataacaaatgatgatGTTATATTAACATATGGCTA CTCTTCATTGATACAAAAAATTCTAACAGATGCAcataaggaaaaaattaaatttcgagttgttgttgttgatggaaGACCATGGCTTGAAGGAAAAGAATTAATTAgaagattatcaaaaattggAATTGAATGTTcatatgttttaataaatgcCCTGAGTTTTATAATGCCTGAG gTTAATAAAGTATTTCTTGGTGCTCATGCAATATTAGCAAATGGAGCTGTTATGTCACGTGCTGGAACAGCTCAAGTTGCATTAATGGCAAAAGCATTTAATGTACCAGTTTTAGTTGCATGTGGTACTCATAAATCATGTGAACGTGTACAAACTGATTCAATTGTTTACAATGAAATTGGTGATGCTGATGAGCTAACTAAAACAATGAATCAcagtaaaaaaagtatattaaataattggagagctaaaaaatatttaaatcttttaaatataacttATGATGTTACACCAGCTGATCTTGTTACAGCTGTTGTTACTGAACTTGCTATTTTACCATGCACCAGTGTGCCAGTTATATTACGTATAAAACCatcagaaatttaa
- the LOC122854188 gene encoding 60S ribosomal protein L19, with product MSSLKLQKRLAADVLKCGRKKVWLDPNETNEIGNTNSRQNIRKLVKDGLIIKKPVAVHSRARVRKNTEARRKGRHSGFGKRKGTANARTPQKDLWVDRMRVLRRLLKRYRETKKIDRHLYHTLYMKAKGNVFKNKRVLMEFIHKKKAEKARAEMLSDQAEARRTKVREARKRRADRITQKKQELLQTYQREDEAAAAQKK from the exons ATGAG TTCTCTCAAGTTGCAAAAAAGGCTAGCAGCCGATGTGCTGAAATGCGGTCGCAAAAAGGTCTGGTTGGATCCAAATGAAACCAATGAAATTGGAAATACCAATTCACGTCAAAATATTCGTAAATTGGTAAAAGATGGTTTGATCATCAAAAAACCAGTTGCTGTACACAGCAGAGCTAGAGTACGCAAAAATACTGAGGCTAGACGTAAGGGTCGTCACAGTGGTTTTGGTAAAAGAAAGGGTACAGCAAATGCTCGTACACCACAAAAG GACTTGTGGGTTGATCGCATGAGAGTACTTCGTCGTCTCTTGAAAAGATACCGTGagactaaaaaaattgatagacATCTTTATCATACTCTTTACATGAAGGCCAAGGGTAATGTCTTCAAAAACAAACGTGTTCTTATGGAATTTATCCACAAGAAAAAAGCTGAAAAAGCCAGAGCAGAGATGCTTTCTGATCAAGCTGAAGCTCGTCGTACTAAAGTACGTGAAGCTCGTAAACGTCGTGCAGACAGAATTACACAAAAGAAACAAGAACTTCTCCAAACATACCAACGTGAAGATGAAGCAGCTGcagcacaaaaaaaataa
- the LOC122854189 gene encoding probable peroxisomal acyl-coenzyme A oxidase 1 translates to METTIQNKKTINNDLLREREQCNFDPTELTHLLDGSPEKTKIRRSREEYFLSDPELKDEIPAVYKSHKEIYEDAVRKGCLVLQKINHLQEIGKGDMDMYSQLLGGSLGSAILKDGNPLTLHYVMFIPTIMGQGSSEQQGYWMPRAWSCNIIGTYAQTELGHGTFIRGLETTSTYDPKTKEFILNSPTRTSYKWWPGGLGQTVNYAVVVAQLYTKGECKGIHPFIVQLRDEETHEPLDGIKIGEIGAKLGMNATNNGFLGFDNVRIPRENMLMKNSQVLEDGTYVKPATDKLTYGTMMFVRVVIVKDLSRYLSKAVTIAIRYSAIRRQSQINTNQGECQIIDFVTQQYKLFPNLATSFAILLASTAIWDMYNKVSVELNEGALERLPELHALSCCLKAVASSDAASGVEQLRLACGGHGYMDSSNLPATYGLVTAVCTYEGENTVLLLQTARYLVKVWKQSATGKLLPPTVQYLSQISQQKTKKKIWKNTLTCMIIAHQAVATGKIKIATKHMDDRIKNGTSSEDAWNQTSIELTQAAEAHCRAFLITRFIDWVKSKHGKISNELFIVLSQLSELYAVYWVLQRVGDFLRFSCLKSDDVPVLQKRLEELLAAIRPNAVGIVDGFDIRDEILGSTLGAWDGNVYERLYEEAMKSPLNQESVNKSFHLYLKPLMKSRL, encoded by the exons ATGGAGACAACAatccaaaacaaaaaaacaatcaacaatGATTTGCTACGAGAAAGAGAACAATGTAATTTTGATCCAACTGAATTGACTCATCTTCTTGATGGTAGTcctgaaaaaacaaaaattcgtCGTTCACGAg agGAATATTTTCTAAGTGATCCAGAGTTGAAAGATGAAATACCAGCAGTATATAAAAGTCACAAAGAAATTTATGAGGATGCTGTTAGAAAAGGATGTTTGGTAttgcaaaaaattaatcatttacaaGAAATTGGAAAAGGAGATATGGACATGTACTC acaATTATTGGGTGGTTCATTGGGCTCAGCAATATTAAAAGATGGTAATCCATTGACTCTGCATTATGTTATGTTTATACCAACAATAATGGGACAAGGTTCATCTGAACAACAAGGATACTGGATGCCACGTGCATGGTCTTGTAATATTATTGGTACATATGCACAAACTGAACTTGGACATGGAACATTTATAAGAGGCCTTGAAACAACATCAACATATGATccaaaaacaaaagaatttatattaaatagtcCAACAAGAACATCATACAAATGGTGGCCTGGTGGATTAGGACAAACAGTTAAttatgctgttgttgttgcacaATTATATACTAAAGGTGAATGTAAAGGTATACATCCATTTATTGTACAATTACGTGATGAAGAAACTCATGAACCACTTGATGGTATTAAAATTGGTGAAATTGGAGCAAAACTTGGTATGAATGCAACAAATAATGGTTTTCTTGGTTTTGATAATGTTAGGATACCACGTGAAAAtatgttgatgaaaaattcaCAAGTACTTGAAGATGGTACATATGTTAAACCAGCAACCGATAAATTAACATATGGAACAATGATGTTTGTTAGAGTTGTTATAGTTAAAGATTTATCAAGATATTTATCAAAAGCTGTTACAATTGCAATAAGATACAGTGCAATTAGACGACAAAgtcaaattaatacaaatcaaGGTGAATgtcaaataattgattttgtaacacaacaatataaattatttcctaATTTAGCAACAAGTTTTGCTATTCTACTGGCATCAACAGCAATATGGGATATGTATAATAAAGTATCAGTTGAATTGAATGAAGGTGCATTAGAAAGATTACCAGAACTTCATGCATTGTCATGTTGTTTAAAAGCAGTTGCATCATCAGATGCAGCCAGTGGAGTTGAACAGCTACGTTTAGCTTGTGGTGGTCATGGTTATATGGATTCAAGTAATTTACCAGCAACGTATGGACTTGTCACAGCTGTTTGCACATATGAAGGTGAAAATACTGTATTGCTATTACAAACAGCACGTTATCTTGTTAAAGTATGGAAACAATCAGCTACTGGTAAATTATTACCACCAACTGTACAatatttatcacaaatatcacaacaaaaaacaaaaaagaaaatatggaaaaacacATTGACATGTATGATTATTGCTCATCAAGCTGTTGCTActggtaaaattaaaatagcaaCAAAACATATGGAtgatagaattaaaaatggtACATCAAGTGAAGATGCATGGAATCAAACGAGTATTGAATTAACACAAGCTGCTGAAGCTCATTGTCGTGCATTTTTAATAACACGTTTTATTGATTGGGTCAAATCAAAACATGgcaaaatatcaaatgaattatttattgtgttgTCACAATTATCAGAACTTTATGCTGTCTATTGGGTTCTTCAAAGAGTTGGtgattttttaagattttcaTGTCTTAAATCAGATGATGTGCCGGTATTACAAAAACGTCTTGAAGAATTATTAGCAGCAATTAGACCAAATGCTGTTGGTATTGTTGATGGTTTTGATATTAGAGATGAAATACTTGGTTCAACACTTGGTGCTTGGGATGGTAATGTTTATGAAAGATTATATGAAGAAGCTATGAAAAGTCCACTCAATCAAGAGAGTGTCAACAAATCAttccatttatatttaaagccACTTATGAAAAGTCgtctttaa
- the LOC122854190 gene encoding syndecan-like — protein MQPRIYYCIFACAAVIFVGCNAAALNEKQSNLKDNKQSGNYDSVDDLYLDDQDGLDGSGQVGGEVRDDLEASGSGFGPDDEDGDGGRDYPTNTVGGGSGGTDGDGNGGNGAAGKSKVNSTPKTTDSIYVVDPLNKGYPTRIDPPPKRPVDEDDNDSKLPGGGGDIDGNKISEEATNIGVSLDDKRPAMEHASSFFAQPGVLAAVIGGAVVGLLCAILVVMFIVYRMRKKDEGSYALDEPRRSPAAASYPKPGAPHHNREFYA, from the exons AAACAGTCAAATTTGAAAGATAATAAACAATCAGGGAACTACGATTCCGTTGATGATTTATATCTGGATGATCAAGACGGTTTGGATGGATCTGGTCAAGTAGGTGGTGAAGTACGTGACGATTTAGAGGCATCAGGAAGTGGTTTTGGACCAGACGACGAGGACGGTGACGGTGGTCGAG atTATCCAACTAATACtgttggtggtggtagtggtggtaCTGATGGTGATGGTAATGGTGGAAATGGTGCTGCTGGTAAGAGCAAAGTAAACTCAACACCAAAAACAACAGATTCAATTTACGTAGTGGATCCACTCAACAAAGGTTATCCAACACGTATAGATCCACCACCAAAACGACCAGTAGACGAGGACGATAACGATTCAAAATTacctggtggtggtggtgatattGATGGTAATAAAATCAGTGAAGAAGCTACCAATATTGGCGTTAGTTTAGACGACAAACGTCCAGCAATGGAACATGCTAGTTCATTTTTTGCACAACCAGGTGTTCTTGctg ctgttATTGGAGGTGCAGTTGTTGGTTTACTATGTGCAATACTCGTTGTAATGTTTATCGTATACAGAATGCGTAAAAAAGATGAAGGTTCATATGCACTTGATGAACCAAGAAGATCACCAGCTGCAGCATCATATCCAAAACCTGGTGCACCACATCACAATCGTGAATTTTACGCTTGA